Proteins from a genomic interval of Scomber scombrus chromosome 11, fScoSco1.1, whole genome shotgun sequence:
- the arhgef18a gene encoding rho guanine nucleotide exchange factor 18a yields the protein MDEIEGLRLRPFSEDSVSLAESVNLEDAHYAQLREELESDAHNLEAESWSVAVDHNYSKALSKEAVKRQDVIYELIQTEMNHVRTLKILLFVYMHKLKQSLLIEEAKLERLYPVVDALLTLHQHFLNCLKLRQDQSQEEGSPNSYQILQLGDILISQFSGGLGERMKDWYGVFCSNHSESISSYKEQLQNNKKLQNLIRKIGQLPLVRRLGIPECFLLVTQRITKYPVLVERIIQNTEADTEEHKSLVQGLALIKDTICQVNDQVREYEKLARLREICLRLEPKSQGRLKDGRQFRREDLVQCNRTLLFEGTVTWKTSGRQKDVHAVLLSDVLLLLQEKDQKLMFAAVDNKPPVISLQRLIVREVAHEDKAMFLICACTTTMPEMYEIHTGSREECMSLMALIRDAVNSCPEEEEELYSEQTARLQGYQDLLKEKDDHIKQSLTEKLQIFVSLYGEGPGQETAPRGLLLRGDATDLQQGATLLKGAIDEVENLQNLLLLRIRDPRPSLNDNKTQGEMLRRAETFGVADNNFTATTMKNGDAAERLGGSEGSSVYGGPNTNDPQLLEMHYSESQEQSADEDKEMPNCNPTSAYVPEAEVCDRVILLAQRLYSLQAIIAQQDSQIELHRTFQLKSKPARPHSNVLFEQEKQRNLEKQKEELANLHKLQAQHREEQQRWEKERDRQSIQIERLEAQLKEREEECRKWEERLNEEKAELGRQQETYQQNLERLRESTKLVAKEGERQSQEKERLEQQQEKIKKYMSHISQAQANYDDPTHYPGLSSYQSFRGSIINGGRTLTPKTLALPSIQSALEETPPKVPPRKESISPLPAKPELPLHLISTTNQDYKPSPVQQKIPTKLATLSKGKEKVKTKGSHQRTHSAASIDVNQVLPIRVTGKEGGSLRATRTASPKRIYHSDAFKPPGSAHSVKTSQSFSIHKRSNSDAPPPPPPPFPKEILKTGKEKVIFL from the exons ATGGATGAGATCGAGGGCCTGCGGTTGAGGCCCTTCTCTGAGGACTCTGTGTCGCTTGCTGAGTCCGTCAACCTTGAAG ATGCCCATTATGCTCAGCTGCGAGAAGAGCTAGAGTCTGACGCGCATAACCTGGAGGCGGAGTCCTGGAGCGTCGCCGTGGACCACAACTACTCGAAGGCTCTGTCCAAAGAGGCTGTTAAAAGACAAGATGTCATTTATG AGTTGATCCAGACGGAGATGAACCATGTACGCACCTTAAAAATCCTTCTCTTCGTCTACATGCACAAGCTGAAGCAGTCTCTACTGATAGAGGAAGCCAAACTGGAGCGGCTCTATCCTGTAGTGGATGCCCTGCTCACTCTCCATCAGCACTTCCTTAACTGCCTCAAACTACGGCAGGACCAAAGCCAGGAGGAAGGAAGCCCAAACAGCTACCAGATTTTACAGTTGGGGGATATTCTCATCTCTCAG TTTTCAGGTGGGCTGGGAGAAAGGATGAAGGACTGGTACGGTGTTTTCTGCAGCAATCACAGCGAGTCCATCAGCTCCTACAAAGAGCAGCTGCAGAACAATAAGAAGCTGCAGAACCTCATTAGG AAAATAGGTCAGCTGCCACTTGTGAGACGGTTGGGGATCCCCGAGTGTTTTCTGTTAGTGACACAACGCATCACAAAATATCCCGTCCTGGTGGAACGAATCATTCAGAACACTGAAG CTGACACAGAGGAGCACAAGTCTCTGGTACAAGGTTTAGCGCTGATCAAAGACACCATCTGCCAGGTGAACGATCAGGTCCGTGAATATGAGAAATTGGCTCGCCTGAGAGAGATCTGCCTGCGTCTAGAGCCGAAGTCTCAGGGCCGGCTGAAGGATGGCCGGCAGTTCCGCAGGGAGGATCTCGTTCAGTGCAACAGAACGCTGCTGTTTGAAGGCACCGTCACCTGGAAGACGTCTGGTAGACAAAAAG ATGTCCATGCTGTGCTGCTGTCAGACGTGCTCCTCCTGTTACAAGAGAAAGACCAGAAGCTTATGTTTGCTGCTGTG GATAACAAACCACCAGTGATCTCCCTTCAAAGACTGATAGTTAGGGAAGTGGCCCATGAGGACAAAGCTATGTTCCTCATCTGTGCGTGCACCACAACTATGCCAGAGATGTACGAGATCCACACCGGCTCCAGAGAGGAATGTATGTCCTTGATGGCCCTCATACGAGACGCGGTTAACAG CTGtccagaagaggaggaggagctgtaCAGTGAACAGACTGCCAGACTGCAGGGGTATCAAG ATCTTCTTAAGGAGAAGGATGACCATATAAAGCAAAGCCTCACAGAGAAGCTGCAGATCTTTGTTTCACTTTATGGGGAAGGGCCAGGGCAGGAAACTGCTCCCAGGGGGCTGCTGCTCCGAGGAGATGCCACTGacctccagcagggggcgacacTGCTCAAAGGAGCCATCGATGAGG TGGAAAACCTGCAAAACCTGCTGCTCTTAAGAATAAGAGACCCACGCCCTTCTCTGAATGATAATAAGACACAGGGGGAGATGCTTAGGAGAGCTGAGACATTTGGCGTCGCTGACAATAACTTCACAGCAACCACCATGAAAA ATGGAGATGCAGCTGAGAGGCTCGGTGGCAGCGAGGGCAGCTCAGTGTATGGCGGTCCCAACACTAATGATCCTCAGCTCCTGGAAATGCACTACTCTGAGAGCCAGGAGCAGTCT GCTGATGAAGACAAAGAGATGCCAAACTGCAATCCAACATCTGCATACGTCCCTGAGGCAGAG gtgtgtgacAGGGTGATACTACTCGCACAGAGGCTGTACAGCTTACAA GCCATCATCGCCCAGCAGGACAGCCAGATTGAGCTGCACCGCACTTTTCAGTTAAAAAGCAAGCCGGCCCGTCCGCACAGCAACGTGCTGTTCGAACAGGAGAAGCAGCGCAACCTGGAGAAGCAAAAGGAGGAGCTCGCCAACTTGCACAAGCTGCAGGCCCAGCACCGTGAAGAGCAGCAGCGatgggagaaggagagggacCGGCAGAGCATCCAGATCGAGCGCCTGGAGGCTCAgctgaaagagagggaggaggaatgCAGGAAATGGGAGGAGAGGCTCAATGAGGAAAAGGCAGAGCTGGGGAGGCAGCAGGAAACCTACCAGCAGAACCTGGAGCGGCTGAGGGAGTCCACAAAATTGGTGGCGAAGGAAGGCGAACGCCAGTCTCAGGAGAAGGAGCGTCtagaacagcagcaggagaagataAAGAAGTACATGAGCCACATTAGCCAGGCACAAGCCAACTACGACGACCCCACACAT TACCCAGGTCTCTCCAGTTACCAGTCGTTCAGGGGAAGCATCATTAACGGAGGTCGGACTCTGACTCCAAAGACCCTGGCCTTGCCCAGCATCCAGTCTGCTCTCGAAGAAACTCCTCCAAAGGTTCCACCGCGCAAGGAGAGCATCAGCCCCCTGCCAGCCAAGCCTGAGCTACCCCTCCACCTCATCAGCACAACCAACCAGGACTACAAACCTTCACCCGTGCAGCAGAAGATCCCCACAAAGCTGGCCACTCTGTCTAAGGGCAAGGAGAAGGTCAAAACAAAGGGGTCACACCAGAGAACACACAGCGCAG CCTCTATAGACGTGAACCAGGTGCTGCCCATCCGAGTGACGGGGAAAGAAGGAGGCAGTCTGCGAGCCACAAGGACCGCCAGTCCTAAAAGAATCTACCATTCAG ATGCCTTCAAGCCACCAGGATCTGCCCACAGTGTGAAAACGTCTCAGTCCTTCAGCATACACAAAAGGAGCAACAGCGACGCTCCGCCACCTCCACCGCCTCCATTTCCCAAAGAAATTctcaaaacaggaaaagagaaggtaatatttctttaa
- the sppl2 gene encoding signal peptide peptidase-like 2: MRVPETLLWAAFLIHKVVGEYGMAHFSDKGKSKGKDYCIFFNSQWARLPQDLNKASRLQIYDLTTSVLCSPSDVPEGGFPNRIPMVMRGNCTFYEKVRLAQINGAKGLLIVSKDRLTPPAGNKTQYEEIDIPVALLSYSDMLDISKTFGKGRLVAMYAPNEPVLDYNMVIIFLMAVGTVAIGGYWAGSRDSKKRYMKHKRDDGAEKQDEETVDVTPIMICVFVVMCCSMLVLLYFFYDRLAIWVIAIFCLASSVGLYSCLWPFVRRLPFCKCRIPENNLPYLHKRPQIRMLLLSALCIGVSITWMVFRNEDQWAWVLQDALGIAFCLYMLKTVRLPTFKACTLLLVVLFVYDVFFVFITPYFTKSGESIMVEVAAGPSDSSTHEKLPMVLKVPRLNSSPLALCDRPFSLLGFGDVLVPGLLVAYCHRFDILTQSSRIYFVACTIAYGIGLLITFVALAMMQMGQPALLYLVPCTLLTSLAVALWRGELPQFWTGSGFVPAIALAPINCTQTAAPQTQRPSTKPEPQTTEATNQSGDSPRRSPQETPSAEKQDEENKSN, encoded by the exons ATGAGGGTCCCTGAAACATTGCTCTGGGCCGCTTTTCTCATCCACAAG GTGGTGGGAGAGTACGGCATGGCCCACTTCAGTGACAAGGGCAAAAGCAAAGGAAAGGATTACTGCATCTTCTTCAACTCGCAGTGGGCACGTCTACCTCAGGACCTCAACAAGGCT TCACGTCTGCAAATTTACGACCTCACAACATCGGTCTTGTGCTCACCCTCTGATGTCCCAGAGGGAGGCTTCCCAAATCGTATCCCCATGGTGATGAGGGGCAACTGCACTTTCTATGAAAAGGTCCGACTGGCCCAGATTAATGGTGCCAAGGGCCTGCTCATTGTCAGCAAGGACAGACTG acGCCACCAGCAGGAAACAAGACTCAGTATGAGGAGATCGACATCCCCGTAGCTCTGCTCAGCTACTCTGACATGCTGGACATTAGCAAG ACCTTTGGTAAAGGAAGACTGGTTGCCATGTATGCACCCAATGAGCCGGTGTTGGACTACAACATGGTGATCATCTTCTTGATGGCAGTGGGAACAGTCGCCATCGGAGGTTACTGGGCCGGCAGCAGAGACAGTAAGAA gcGCTACATGAAGCACAAGAGGGACGACGGTGCAGAGAAGCAGGATGAGGAGACCGTAGATGTCACACCCATCATGATCTGTGTGTTCGTGGTCATGTGCTGCAGCATGCTGGTGCTACTCTACTTTTTCTATGACCGCCTGG CAATTTGGGTCATAGCCATCTTCTGCCTAGCCTCCTCTGTGGGCCTCTACAGCTGTCTGTGGCCTTTTGTCAGGAGACTCCCGTTCTGCAAGTGCAG GATCCCAGAGAATAACCTGCCATACTTGCACAAACGGCCGCAGATCCGCATGTTGCTCCTGTCGGCCCTCTGCATCGGTGTAAGCATCACTTGGATGGTGTTTCGCAACGAAGACCA GTGGGCGTGGGTGTTACAGGACGCCCTGGGGATCGCCTTCTGTCTCTACATGCTCAAAACAGTCAGACTGCCCACATTTAAG gcTTGCACTTTACTGCTGGTGGTCCTTTTTGTCTACgatgttttctttgtatttattaCACCCTACTTTACAAAG AGTGGGGAAAGTATAATGGTGGAGGTAGCGGCTGGTCCCTCTGACTCCTCCACACATGAAAAG CTTCCCATGGTGCTCAAAGTGCCAAGGTTAAACTCCTCTCCCCTGGCTCTGTGTGATCGACCTTTCTCCCTCCTGGGCTTCGGCGATGTCTTAGTACCAG GTCTGCTGGTGGCGTACTGCCACAggtttgacattttaacacaatCCTCCAGGATCTACTTTGTGGCCTGTACAATCG CTTACGGCATCGGCCTGCTCATCACGTTCGTGGCTCTGGCCATGATGCAAATGGGTCAGCCGGCACTGCTCTACCTGGTGCCTTGCACTCTGCTCACCAGCCTCGCTGTAGCGCTGTGGCGTGGGGAGTTGCCCCAGTTCTGGACTGGAAGTGGATTTGTG CCTGCCATAGCACTTGCACCCATCAACTGTACACAAACGGCAGCACCACAGACACAGCGGCCCTCAACCAAACCGGAGCCACAAACCACAGAAGCCACCAATCAGAGCGGAGACTCGCCCCGGCGCTCACCTCAGGAAACGCCCTCAGCTGAGAAACAGGACGAGGAAAACAAATCCAACTGA